The Candidatus Magasanikbacteria bacterium RIFOXYB2_FULL_38_10 DNA window TTAAAATCTTTTTAACGGAAATCGAACCGCAATTGGCTAAGGAAAACAGGCCGGTTTTTTTGTATGATTATCCTAAAGAAATGGCGGCTTTGGCCAAAGTTAAAGAAGATGGCTTGTATGCGGAAAGATTTGAACTTTATTGGAGCGGAATGGAATTGGCCAATGGTTATGGGGAACTTTTAAATGCTGAAGAGCAAGAAGAAAGATTTAAAAAGGAAGAGGCGGAAATATTTAAAGAAAAAGGAGAAGAAAGAGAAATGGACCAGGATTTTATCAATGCCTTATCAGAAGGTATCGCGCCTTGTGCCGGAGTAGCTTTGGGAGTTGATAGAGTAGTGATGCTTTTAACAGATTCCAAAGACATTGCGGAGGTGGCGCCGTTTTTGGCGAGGGAGATGTATTGATAAAAATTAAATTATAAAAAATATAATAAAAATGTTTATGGCTTCTATCAACGAGATTTCTAAAGAGACAATTTTACGCTTGAATGGTGAAATATATTTAGTCACCGAGTTTCAACATGTTAATCCGGGCAAAGGATCGGCTTTTGTGCGCACCAGATTGCGCGGCATCAAAACCGGTAAAACCATGGAATTAACCTTTAAATCCAATGAATCAGTAGAAATTGTAGAAGTGGAACGCCGTAAGATGCAATATTTGTATAACAATGGCGAGATGTATACTTTTATGGACAATTCCACTTACGAACAATTAGAAATTAACGTTAGCTTGTTAGAAGGCAAAAAAGAATTTTTAAAAGAAGGGTTAGATGTGATGGTGATTAAATTTGAAAGTATCCCGTTAAGCATTCAATTACCCAACAAGGTGGCCTACAAAATTATTCAAGCAGAGCCGGGTGTAAAGGGCGATACTGCTTCCGGTAATGTTTCCAAAGAGGCTACGTTGGAAACCGGACATATAATTAGAGTGCCGCTCTTTATCAAAGAGGGCGAAGAAATTATTGTAAATACAGAGACGGGGGAATATGTGGAAAGAGCTTGACAAAAGCCCTTATTCTTCCAGCGGTGGTTCTTCGTCTTCTTCATCTTTTTTACCCGCGGCGTTAGCTTCTATAATTTCCGCTTTTTCTTTTTTAGCCACCTCTTCCCAAACCTTGTCTTTTATTTCCGCAATCAAATTGGGATTGTTTTTCAAAAAAGCTTTGGCGGTTTCACGTCCCACGCCCAATTTAATATCGCCGTAAATGTAACTGTTACCGGATTTATTGATTACTTTTTCTAAGACGCCCAAATCTAAAACATCGCCGGAAATGGAGATACCTTCGTTGTACATGATATCAAATTCGCAAGTTCTAAATGGCGCGGCCACTTTATTTTTGACAATTTTTACTTTAACGCGATTGCCGATAATTTTTTCACCTAATTTGATTTGGGCGGCGCGGCGTACTTCTATTCTAACTGAAGAATAAAATTTTAAAGCGGTGCCTCCGGTGGTGGTTTCCGGATTGCCGAAGAAGACTCCAATTTTTTGACGAGTTTGGTTGATGAAAATTAAAACAGTGTTGGATTTGCTAATGATGGCAGTGAGTTTACGCAAGGCCTGGCTCATGAGTCTAGCTTGGAGACCCATGTGGGAATCGCCCATATCGCCTTCAATTTCCGCTTTAGGCACGAGTGCCGCTACCGAGTCCACCACAATAACGTCCACACCATTGGATCGAACCAAAGTTTCTACAATTTCCAAAGCTTGTTCACCTGTATCCGGCTGGGAAATGATCAAGTCTTTTGTGGTGACGCCAATTTTTCCGGCGTAATCCGGATCAAGGGCGTGTTCGGCATCCACAAAAGCGGCGGTGCCTCCCGTTTTTTGCAATTCAGCCACTACGTGCAAAGCCAAAGTGGTTTTACCGGAGGCTTCCGGACCAAAGACTTCTATAATGCGTCCGCGGGGCACTCCACCCACGCCTAAGGCTAAATCTAAAGATAAACAGCCGGTAGGAACAGCTTCCACTTGCATTTTTTTGGCTTCCCCCAAGCGCATAATAGAACCATCGCCAAAGCGTTCTTTTATCTGGCGAATTGCCTCCTCCGCGGCTTCAAATCTTTCGTTGACAACTTTTTTGGACATACACATTTTTTAATTATTTTTTTAAAGAGACATCTTCTTTCTTCTCTCGATAAATCACATTTCTAATTACAGTTTGGGACCGACTGTGCTTTTTAGCAGCTGTAATAATAATTTGGTTACTTCCCGGATTTAAAATGATATCTTCAGAAAAATTTCCCAAACTGTCACTGACGGTTTCCACCCCGTTAATTTGCACTGTTAGTTCCGGCAAAGTTTTTCCTTTAACACTCAAAGCTTCTTGCAAACTAACTTC harbors:
- a CDS encoding elongation factor P; protein product: MASINEISKETILRLNGEIYLVTEFQHVNPGKGSAFVRTRLRGIKTGKTMELTFKSNESVEIVEVERRKMQYLYNNGEMYTFMDNSTYEQLEINVSLLEGKKEFLKEGLDVMVIKFESIPLSIQLPNKVAYKIIQAEPGVKGDTASGNVSKEATLETGHIIRVPLFIKEGEEIIVNTETGEYVERA
- a CDS encoding recombinase RecA, which encodes MSKKVVNERFEAAEEAIRQIKERFGDGSIMRLGEAKKMQVEAVPTGCLSLDLALGVGGVPRGRIIEVFGPEASGKTTLALHVVAELQKTGGTAAFVDAEHALDPDYAGKIGVTTKDLIISQPDTGEQALEIVETLVRSNGVDVIVVDSVAALVPKAEIEGDMGDSHMGLQARLMSQALRKLTAIISKSNTVLIFINQTRQKIGVFFGNPETTTGGTALKFYSSVRIEVRRAAQIKLGEKIIGNRVKVKIVKNKVAAPFRTCEFDIMYNEGISISGDVLDLGVLEKVINKSGNSYIYGDIKLGVGRETAKAFLKNNPNLIAEIKDKVWEEVAKKEKAEIIEANAAGKKDEEDEEPPLEE